AGCGTCTCGGTGAGCCGGCGACACTCGCGCCCGTCGGCCGCGTATCCGAGCGGACGAGCGGCCAGATTGCTCGACACGTAGCTAGTCACCGGGGGCGAACCGCGGTGGTGTGTGGTCGGGCGTCTACCGGTCCAGCCCGAGATCGTTGCTCATCGAGTTGCCGGGTCGCGGAATCCCCTTCGCGGTGTAGGTCTCGCCGGCGACGAAGGAGGCGGCGGGCGAGGAGAGGAAGACGGCGAGGTCGGCAATCTCCTCCGGGTAGCCGATGCGGCGGTGGGTCTGGTCGCGGTCGGGCATGTCCGACTCGTCGATGCCGAGCGTCTGGGCGACGCCGGGCGTCTGGATGAGTCCGGGGGCGATGCAGTTGACCCGGACGCCGTCGTCGGACCACTCGGTCGCGAGCGTCTCGGTCAGTCGGATGATGCCGGCCTTGGCCGCGCCGTAGTGACTCTCGCCCGGGGCGGCGTGCTGGCCGTTGACCGAGGCCATGTTGATGATGACGCCTTCCGTCTCGCCGTTGCGGAGATACTTCCCGGCGACGTTACAACAGCGGTAGGTGCCACCGAGGTTCAGATCGGTGACGGACTCCCAGCCGTTCTCGGAGATGTCCTCGAAATTGGCGACGAACTCGCCGCCGGCGTTGTTGATAACCACGTCGAGCCCGCCGAGCTCGTCGGCGGCGTTCTCGAAGAACGCTTCCACGTCGTCGCGGTCGCGCACGTCACACTCGAAGGCGACGGCCTCGCCCGGCACGTCGGCGTCGTTGATGTCGTCGGCGACGGGACCGACGCGGTCCATCGACCGCGAACAGATGGCCACGTCCGCGCCCGCGGCGGCGAACGTCTCCGCGATTGACTGCCCGATACCCTGTGATGCGCCTGTGATGAGGACGCGCTTGCCCTCCACGCTGAAGTCCGGTTGCTGCATAGCGGAGTGGCTCGCGCGACCCACTTCGCTCTATCGTTCGCGTCGCCCGAGCAGGAGGATGCCACCGAGGATCGCGAGGCCGGCGGCGAACAAGAGCACGACGAGAACGAGGGGGCCGCTGTTCCCGAGCAGGAAGGTTCGGACGGCGGCGACCGCGAGCGCGAGCACGGCGACGAGCGCGCCGACGAGCCACCCCGACGGCGAGAACTCCTCCTCGGAGCGTCGTGGTTCGACCATACGAGAGGAAGTGGCGACAGCCGTATGCCTCTGTCGGAACGCCTACCTTCCCCCTCTCGCATACGCCGGTATGCGACAGCTTCGATTCCGCGACCCCGACGGTGACGTACGACTCGGCGAACTCGACGGCGACGAGGTTACCGCCTTCCCGAAGCAGGCCAGCCGACTCGACTCGACAGCGACGTTCTCACGTGAGGCAGTCGAGACGCTTCCCCCGTGTGAGCCGTCGAAAATCGTCTGCGTCGGGCGCAACTACGCCGACCACGCTGAGGAGATGGGCAGCGACGTGCCCGACCGGCCGCTCTTTTTCCTGAAGCCGCTGAACGCGGTCGCGAGCGACGGGGACGACCTGACGCTGCCGAGCGGAAAACAGCGACTCGACTACGAGGCCGAGATTGCGGTCGTCATCGGCGAGCGCGCGACGGACCTCGACGAGCACGAGGCGATGGAGTACGTCGCCGGCTTCACCTGCATGAACGACGTGTCCAACCGCGACGACCAGCAGGAGGAACAAAACTGGGTCCGCGGGAAGGCGTTCGACGACAGCGCACCGCTCGGGCCCGTGCTCGCGACGCCGGACGAGGTGCCCGAGGACGCGCACATCCAGTGTCGCGTCAACGGCGAGACCAGACAGGACTCCACGCGCGAGCATTTCATCTTCTCCGTCCCCGAGCTGCTGGCTGACATCACGAGCTACGTCACCCTCGAACCCGGCGACGTGCTCTCGACCGGAACGCCGGAGGGCGTCGGTCCGCTCGACGACGGCGACACCGTCGAGGTGGAACTGGAAGGCGTCGGCACGCTCACGAATACGGTGACGATTCCGTAACGCGAGCGGGCCAGTTTTATCGCGGTCGGGGGGCGAGAGACGAGTATGGTGCGACGCTACGAGTGGGTCGTGTACGGACTGCTCACGGCGACGGCACTGCTCGGTGTCGTGTTGTGGGGTCGGCTCCCCGATTCGATGGCGATTCACTTCTCCGGGGGCGGAACCCCCAACACGTTCGTCCCGAAGCCGGTCGGCGTGGTGCTCGCGCCGGCAATCGGTATCGGCGCGGTGGTGATTATGCAACACGGACCGTCGGGGCTGTCGAGGAGCTACGAGTCGCCGGCGATGAAGCGCGCGAGCGCGCTGTTTGCCGGCAGCGTGGTCGCGCTCGCACAGCTGTACGTGTACGCGTGGAACCTCGGCTACCGGTATCCGACGTGGATGCTCCTCACGCCGGTGTTTGCCGGCGCTGTCGTGCTCATCGCCTACCGCTGGCGGACGGAGGGGATGACGTGAGCCTCCGCCGCGTCGACATCGTCGGCGCCGGCGCGACCCTGCTGACAGCGCTCGGACTCGCAGCCGTGTACGGGCGACTCCCCGAACGGCTCGCAACCCACTGGAACCTCGCGAACGAGGTGGACGCCACGATGACGAAGCCCGTCTTCGTCGCCGTCTCGCTCGCGCTCGTCGCCGGAACGTACGGCTTCATGCGCGTCGTGCCGCGGCTCGATCCCGACGCCGACGTGTCGGAGCCGCTGTACGAGACGGTCGTTATCGTGACGGTCGGGTTCATCGTCGCCGTGAACGCCTACGTCGTCGCTGTGAATCTCGGCTATCCGATTCCCGTCGACGTTGCCGTTCCCGTCGCGCTGGCAGGACTGTACGCCGCGCTCGGGACGGCGATGGTGCGATTCGACGCCTCGACGCACGGGGCGTGGCCGACGACACCGGCGGGCCGCGCGTACGTGGCCGCCGTACTCGGCCGGAGCTTCCAGCTCGCGGCGGTATTGGTGCTGGCCGCGCTCGCGTTCCCCGCCTATACGACGCCGCTGGTCGTCGGTATCACCGTGGTCGCGCCGCCGCTCGCGCTCGGGTACGCCGCGGTGACGCTGGAGAAGTCGGGGCGACGGACACCCTGAAACCCCCCCGGCGAGAAGCCCGACTCATGAGCACCGAACGGTTCCTGTTCGTCTCGGCCGACGCCGCACTGATTACCGACCTCGCCTGGCAGGTCCACGAGGAAGGCCACGACGTGAAATACTACATCGACGCCGAGTCGGACGAGGAAATCGGCGACGGCTTCGTCCCCAAGACCGAGGACTGGCGCGGCGAGGTGGAGTGGGCCGACGTGATTATCTTCGACGACATCTGGGTCGGTTCCGACATCGGGACGGGCGAACTCGCACAGGAGTTGCGCGAGCAGGGGAGGGCCGTCGTCGGCGGGACGCCGAACACGGACCGGCTGGAGGAGGACCGCGGCTACGCGATGGACGTCCTCGAATCCGAGGGCGTCAACACGGTCGAACACCACGTCTTCGAGTCGTTCGAGGCGGGGATTCGCCACGTCGAGGAACACCCCGCACCGTACGTCATCAAGCCGCTGGGCGAGGTGCAGAACGTGAAGCGACTGCTGTACGTCGGCAACGAGGACGACGGCAGCGACGTGGTGGACGTGTTGCGCGCCTACGAGAAGGCGTGGGGCCACCGGATGAAAGGGTTTCAGCTCCAGCGGAAAGTCGAGGGCGTCGAGGTCGCCGTCTGTGGCTTCTTCGACGGGGAGCAGTTCATCGACCGCGTCAACTTCAATTTCGAGCACAAGAAGCTGTTTCCCGGCAACATCGGCCCCTCGACCGGCGAGATGGGGACCTCGATGTTCTGGGCGGGAAAGAACGAACTGTTCGAGGAGACGCTCGGGAAGCTCGAAGAGTGGCTCGCAGAGGAGGGGTACGTCGGGAGTATCGACCTCAACTGCATCGTGAACGAGACGGGCATCTATCCGCTCGAGTTCACCCCGCGGTTCGGCTACCCGACCATCGCCTTACAGGAGGAGTCGCTTGACTCCGGCACCGGGGCGTTCTTCGCCGCGCTCGCCCGCGGCGAGAACCCATCGCCCGAGGTACATACGGGGTATCAGGTCGGCGTCCGGGTCGTCCTCCCGCCGTTCCCGTTCGACGACGAGAAGACCTACGACGAGAACTCCCGCAACGCGGCCGTCGTCTTCCAGTCGGAGTCGCGCGAGGGCATTCACTTGGAGGATACGAAACGCGTCGACGGCCAGTGGCGCGCGGCCGGCGAGAGCGGGATGCCGCTCGTCGTCACGGGGAAAGGCGAGACGATGCACGCCGCTCGCGAGCAGGCGTACGGGCGGGTCGACGACGTGCTCATCCCGAACCTCTACTACCGGGACGACATCGGCGAGCGCTGGGTGGACGGCGACGGCGACAGATTGCAGGCGTGGGGGTATCTCGGGCCGGGTAACTAGCGGGGCCGCGCGGACGACCGCGAAAATCAAGGCGAAAGCGAAAGCCCGGGAGAGGGACACCGTTAAGCCTCAAGCTACCACACCTGGGGACAACGACGCCGAGCGGTGAGACGCCAAGCTGCTCCCGCCAGGACGACCCAGATAGATTCATGAAGGTACTCGGCATTGTCGGTCCCGCTGATTCGGGAAAGACGAGGCTCACGGAGCGGCTCGCCCGCGCGCTCGACGGGCGCGTCGCGACGGTCAAGCATCTGACGCACGCACCCGACATCGACACGACGGGCAAAGACACCGCCCGCCACCGTGCGGCCGGCGCGGAGACGACGTACGGACTCACCGACGAGGGCGGCTGGTTCGCGACCGGCGAGACGCGAACGCTCGACGGGACGCTCGCCGCACTTGCACCCGACTACGAGTACGCACTCGTCGAGGGGTACAGCGACGCGCAGCTTCCACAGGTGGAACTCGGCGGGCGGACAGGAGACGGGGAGACGCTGCTCGAAGCCGCCGACGCAGCGGCTGTCGATATCGAGGAGCTGAAAACCCAGATCGAGGCGACCGGGCCGTTCGAAACGCTCGGCTCGCTCGTGGCACGGGTGAAAGCAAGCAGCGACGGCGACCGTGCGGGTGCGATTGCGACGTTCACCGGCCGAGTTCGCGCCAAGGACGACCCCGGAGACACCCCGACGGAGCGGCTCGACTTCGAGAAGTACGACGCCGTCGCCAACGAGCGGCTCCGGACCATCAGACGCGACCTCGAATCACGGGACGGCGTGTTCGAGGTGCGACTCCACCACCGGACGGGAGCCATCGAAGCCGGCGAGGACATCGTGTTCGTCGTCGTGCTCGCGGGCCACCGGGCGGAGGCGTTCACGGCCGTCGAAGACGGTATCGACCGGCTGAAAGACGAGGTCCCGATATTCAAGAAGGAGGTCACCGTCACCGACGACTACTGGGTCGACGCCGACGGCTGAATCGAGCGGGCGACTGCCGTGGAAGAAGGAACGGCGGCGGGGAGTCGTCGACGCGGCTAATCCGTGTCTGCTGTTCCCGGCGACGGTCTCGTGAATCCCGTTACGGCTCCATCGACGAAGCGCAGAGTCGACGGTATCACACAGGTGGAAACGCCTAAGTTTAGGCTTACCTAATCAGCGCCGTGAGCAGACGGTGAGTGACACCGAGGTGTGCGTCGTCGGCGCGGGGCCGGCCGGCGCGCTCGTGGCGAACAGGCTGGCGAGCGCCGGCCACGACGTGACGATACTGGAGGCCGGTCCCCGGTTCGAGGAGCGCGACACGGAGCGGATGGAGCAGGCGCTTCGCCCGGGGCTGTCGGACCTCGGCGTCTGGGGGATGGGCGGCCCCCGGGACGCCTTCTCCACGACCGGGCGATTCTACCCGCTGAACAGCACGCGCGTGAAGGGCGTCGGCGGCTCGACGAACCACTGGCAGGGGATGGTGTACCGACTCCACGAGGCCGACTTCGCCGGCGAGAACAACGGCCCGGCGTGGCCAATCTCGTACGACGACCTCCGGCCGTACTATCTCGCCGCGGAGCGAGCTATCGGCGTCGCGGGCGACTCGGAGAATCCGTACGCGCCTCCCCGCGAGGAACCGCATCCGATGGGCGCGTTTCCGCCCTCCTACTCGGACTCGCTGTTCGCCGAGGGGTGCCAGCAGGTCGGCGTCACGACCCACTCGGTCGGGAACGCGCGCAACTCCGAGGCGTACGACGACCGGGCGGCGTGTGTCGGCTACGGCACCTGCAAGCCGGTGTGTCCCTCGGGAGCGCGGTACGACGCCACCCACACGATTGCTGCCGCCGAGGAACGCGGCGTCGAGGTCATCGCGAACGCGCCGGTCCAGCGGCTCGACACCGACGCGTCGGGCGAGCAGGTGACCCGCGCCGTCTACGTCCGGGAGGGTAGCGAGCGCGAACTGACGGCCGACCGGTTCGTGCTCGCGGCCGGCGGCATCGAGATTCCGCGGCTCCTCCTGCTGTCGGCCGACGACAGCCACCCGGACGGGTTGGCGAACGGCTCCGGTGCCGTCGGGCGCTACTTCCACGAACACGTCTTCGCCGGCACGGGCGGGCGCATCGACGAGCCGACCCGCCAGAACCACGTCGGGTTCATCACCTCCGAGAGCCACCAGTTCTACGACGAACCCGGCGCGGGCACGGAGACGATTCCGGACAGCGACGAGCCGCTCGCCCCGTTCAAACTGGAGTTTCTCAACTACGGCGGACCGTCCGGCACCGGACAGGCTATCGTTCGCCGTGCGCTTTCCAGCGATAGCTGGGGCGACGACCTCCTCGCGGAGTTGCGCGAGGGCTACGGGAATCAGTTAGCGATGGGTGGGCTCGTCGGCCAGCCACCGCGTGCCGAGAACCGCATCCGGCTGGACGAGGGGACGACGGACGACCACGGAAACCCAGTCCCCGAAATCCAGTGGACGCTCGATGAGACGACGAAACGGACGATTCGCCGCGCGACCGAAATCCAACGCCACATCTTCGAGGCGGTGGGCGCGCGCATCGAGTGGCAGACGACGCCCGAGACGACCGGCCCGGCCGCCCACCACATGGGAACCACCCGGATGAGTAGCGACCCCGAGTCGGGCGTCGTCCGTCCCGACTGCCGGACCCACGAGGTGTCGAATCTGTGGGTCGCCTCGTCGTCGGTGTTCCCGAACGGCGGGGCGTTGAATCCGACGCTCACCATCGCCGCGCTCGCACTGTTGTGTGCGGATTCGGTCGCCGAAAGTTTGTGAGCCAGTGACATTCTGGGAGTAGATTCTTCTCATTCCACTCGAAAGAACAGATGTCTGATGCCCAATCCCGTCTGCTGACCGGCGTTCACGCACGTCGGTTACGCTCGCACCGTTTTCGACCGACGGGATTCACCAATGACAGGAACGATACTCGCAACACGGACAGCGGACGGAACAGGAGAGACAGACGAACTTGAACGGTTGGCCGAGACAGCCGGCTACGACGTACTCGGGACGGTCACCGCGACCGGGCCACGCGACGCGACGTACAACCTCACGCCGGGAGCAGTCACCGACCTCGAAGCCCGGGTGCGAGAGACTGGCGCGACCCGCGTCGTGGTCGATAACGACCTCACGCCCGGACAGGCACACAACATCGCGACGCGACTCCCGGACGAGGTTGAACTCATGGACCGACGACGGCTGGTGCTCACTGTGTTCGAACAGGGAGCCGGGAGCAAGGTCGCACGGCTTCAGGTTCGGCTCGCGCGACTGGAGTATGAACTACCTCGGCTTCGGGCGGCCATCAACCGCGACGAGGCGACCGAGATAACGAGACACGACGAGGAGGGGAAACCAATCGAGGACCACAAGCGGCGTATCGACGCGACGAAACAGCGGCTGGCACAGCTATCTGACCCGACTGCTGACCGACTGGCGCGTCGGGCGAAGGCAGGGTTCGATACGGTCGCACTCGTCGGCTACACCAACGCTGGGAAGACGACGCTCCTGCGGCGACTGGCCGACGAACTGGCCCTCAATTCCGACCACCACGACGACGAGTCCGGCGAGCCGACCGTCCGCGACCAGCTATTCGAGACGCTCAACACGACGACCCGCCGCGCGACCTGTTCGGGACGACGGCTACTGTTAACCGATACCGTCGGGTTCGTCTCCGGCCTGCCCCACGAGTTCGTCGCCGCCTTCGAGTCGACGATGGCGAGTGCACGCCACGCCGAACTCGTCTTGCTCGTCGTGGACGGCTCCGACCCGCGTGCAGACATCGAGCGTAAACTGACCGTCGCCAAGGAGCAACTGACCGACGCCGATGGGACGGTTCTCCCAGTTGTGAACAAAATCGACCGGATAGACGACAGCAAGCGGGCCGAGATTGTCGAACTGTTCGAGACACCGCCGGTTTGGGTGAGTGCGACCGACGGCTCGCTTGACGCGTTGCGCGTGGCGATTGTCGACGCACTTCCGACCGCAGAAACGACGCTGACCGTACCGAACAGCGATGGCGCAATGACACTCGTCTCGTGGTGTTATGACCACGCCGAGGTGCGCGAGATACAGTACGGCGACGAGATAGCGATACGAGTGGCCGGCAAGCCGTCGGTCATCGAGGAAGCAGAGCGAAAAGCAACTAACGTGGAGTTACCGGTTCAGTAATCCCACCGCTCGATGGCGATTTTCTTGTCGGTGTAGAAGTGGATCATATCTTCGCCCTGCGCGTGGAGGTCACCGAAGAAGGAGTCCTTCTGCCCGCCGAAGTGGAAGAAGGCCATCGGCGCGGCGGTGCCGGCGTTGATAGCGAGGTTGCCGGCCTCGGCGTCCTCCTTGAACTTCCGGGCGTCGCGCCCGCTGTCGGTGAACAGACTCGCCGCATTGCCGAACCGGCTCTGGTTCATCGTCTCGATTGCCTCGTCGATATCCGAGACGGTGGCCAGCGAGAGCACCGGGCCGAAGATCTCCTCGTCGACGATGGTCATGCCGGGTTCGACGTTCTCGAACAGGCAGGGACCGAGGAAGTTGCCGTCGCCGTCCGCCTCCCAGTCGCGGCCGTCGTGGATGAGGTCGGCCCCCTCGTCGATGCCCGTCTGTATCATCTCGCGAACCGACTCCTCGTGTTCGGGCGTGATGAGCGGGCCGATGGTGGTCTCGTCGTCGAGTCCGTTGCCGAGCACCTGCGACTCGACTTCCTCGAGCGCCGCTGCCCGGAACTCGTCGTACACCGACTCGTCGACGAGCACCACGTCGTTGGCGAGACACCGCTCGCCCGAGCAGGCCAGCGCGGAGTTGACGGACTGCTCTGCGGCGAACTCCACGTCGGCGGATTCGGCGACGATGACGTGATTCTTCGCGCCGCCCTGGGCCTGCACGCGCTTGCCATTGGCGGCGGCCGTCTCGTAGACGTGCCGGGCGATTGGCGTACTGCCGACGAAGGAGACGCCTTCCACGTCGTCGTGTTCGAGCAGGGCGTTGACGGTGTCGGGACCGCCGTTGAGCAGGCTGACGACCCCCGGCGGGAAGCCGGCCTCGTCGATGAGTTCGAACAGGTACTGCGAGGTGAGCGGGTCGCGCTCGCTCGGCTTGAGGACGAAGGCGTTGCCCGTCGCGACGGCGTACGGGAGGAACCACAGCGGAATCATCCCCGGGAAGTTGAACGGCGTAATCGCCGTGTATACGCCCTGTGGCTGGCGGACGGCGCTCTCGTCGATATCCGGCGCGGCGTGTTGAAGCGTGCCCGACTGCATCATCGACGGTATGCCGCAGGCGACTTCGACGTTCTCGATACCGCGGCGGAGTTCCCCGCGCGCTTCGCCCAGCGTTTTCCCGTGTTCCTCGACCAGCGTGCGCGCCATGTCGTCTTGATGCTCCTCGAGGAGTTCCTTCAGCTTGAACAGCGGCTGGATGCGCTCCTCGACGGGCTGTTTGCTCCACGTCTCGAAGGCGTCGAGCGCCTCGCCGACCGTCTCGTCGACGTCCGACTCCGAGCTGAATCGCGTCGTCGCGAGCGTCTCTCCCGTCGCCGGATTGACGACCGGGTGCGACTCGTCGCCGGTCGGGTCGGTCCACTCCCCGCCCGCGTAGTTGCGTACGGTCTCGGTTCCCGTGACTGCGCCAAATGGTGCCATGGGACAGAGGCGTGACAGAGGGGTATAAATCTTGATTCGCCGTTAGCTTCGCCGCGGGCTGTCGGGCGCGAGCGCATCGTCGTACAGCCGGACGAACAGCTCCTCGATTTCCGTCTGTGTGGGTTTGCGCGGATTGTTGTCGGGCGACCCCGAGTCGATGGCGTCCTGTGCCATCTTCTCGACCACGTCGAGATACTCCTCGCGGGGCGGGACCGTCCCGTACTCGTCGAGGTAGTCGGCGAGGTCGATGTCCGAACAGAGGTCGTGGACACCCTCCACGGCGGCCTCGGCCGCGGCGCGGTCGCTCATCTCCTCGTCGGCGACGCCCATCGTCCGGGCGATATCGGCGTAGTCTTCGGGCGCGGCGATGAGTGAAAACTCCATCACGTACGGGAGGAGGAGTCCGTTGGCCAACCCGTGCGGGATGTGGAGTTGTGCGCCGAGGGGCCGCGCCATCCCGTGGACGAGCGCGACCGAGGAGTTCGTGAACGCCTGTCCCGCCTGAAGTTGGCCGATGAGCGTCTCCGTCCGGGCTTCGATGTTCTCGCCGTTGGCCCACGCCTTGGGGAGCGCGTCGGCCATCCGCCGGATGGCGTTGGTCGCGAAGTCGTCGGAGACGCTGTAGGACTTGACGGAAACGTACGCCTCGATGGCGTGGGTGAGCGCGTCGATACCGGTGAAGGCGGTGTGGCTCTGCGGGAGCGACACCGTGAGTTCGGGGTCCTCGATGGCGACGGTCGGGACGACGTTCTTCGAGACGATGAGGAACTTCGTGGACGTGGACTCGTCGCTGACGACGACAGACCGGGTCGCCTCGCTGCCGGTGCCCGTCGTCGTGTTGACCGCGATAATCGGCGGCGTCGGGTTCGGCACCCCCTCGTAGCCGGCCTTGTCGACGCCGAAGTCACGGATGTTGCCGTCGTTGGCCGCGAGAATGCCGACTCCCTTCCCCGTGTCAATCGAGGAGCCACCCCCGAGCGTGACGATAACGTCACAGCCACCCTCGACGTACCGCTCGTGGGCGGCCTCGATGTTCTCGACGGTCGGGTCCGGGCGTACGTCGTCGTAGACGACGACCTCGACCCCGGCATCGGTGAGCAACTGCTCGATGCGCTCCCCGTGGATATCGTAGATTTCGGCGGAGGCGACCAGCAAGGCGGTGTCGCCGTAGGTGTCGGCGTACTCGCCGACCGTTTCGACGGCTCCGCGACCCAGTTCGATTTTCCCCGGCGAGACGACGAGCCGAGATTCGTGTGCCGGTGTACCAGATGGCATGGTCGTGTGTCACAACCACACGACATAGATGTTACGAGAGGGGGACTCTCAATACGGAGCGACCGGCGAGGCGAGCAGTCCGGCGTCGACGAGCAGGAGCACGGCGACGACGGCCCCGGCACGGAAGAACGGTCGGGCTTCGCGGGCCGGCTCCCGGAGTTTGTCGGCGTCGAGTCCCTCGCGGAGCCGCGCGCTGCCGATTTCGACGAGCGCCGTGAGCACGAGCCAGAGCACGAGCATCGCGAGCACGAGGTGGCCACGGAACGTTCCGGTGAGCATCTCGATGGTGTAGAAGTTCCCTGCCTGGTGGCCGCCCGTCAGGAAGAGGACGACGGCCGAGCTCCGGGAGACGGTCGTGAGCCGGCCGGCGATCTGTTTGAGCGCGTCCGGCTGGATGTTGCCGGCGACGGCAGTTGGGTTCACGGCGAGCGCGACGTAGAGCACGCTCCCGGTGAGCAGTGCACCGAAGACCATGTGAAGCACGTAGGAGATTGCGTCGACAACCATATTCCGAAGTAGGGGGCGGGCATCCTGAATCCACCGCTCGCGGCGCGTAGCTGACCGGCGGTCGTGCGTTTGCACGCGGTGTGAGTATCCACCGCTCGTGTACGGCGCACGCGGTGTGAGCATCCACCGTTCGTGCACCACGCACGCGGTGTGAGCACGCTTAAGAGTGCCCCGCCGTTTTCACCGAGTATGGAACCACGAGACCTCTCGACCCACGTCCCCTACGAGGCGGGCCGTGGCATCGAGGAGACCGCCCGCGAGCTCGGGATGGACCCCGACGAGCTGGTGAAGCTCTCCTCGAACGAGAACGCGTGGGGACCGTCGCCGAAGGCGGTCGTCGCGCTCCGGGAGTCGGCTGCGACGGTCCACGCCTATCCGAAGGCCTCACACGCCGACCTGACTGCGGCCCTCGCGGACCGGTTTTCGGTCGCAGACGAGCAGGTGTGGCTCGCCAACGGCGGCGACGGTGCCCTCGATTATCTCGCTCGCGCCCTCCTCGCACCCGGCGACGAGGTGCTCGTCTCGGACCCCGGCTTCGCCTACTACGCCATGTCCGCCCGCTTCCACCACGGACAGGTGAACGAGTACCCGATTCGGAAGGAAGACGACTTCGAGCAGACCGCCGCGGGCGTGCTCGAGCACTACGACGGCGAGCGAATCGTCTACGTCACCTCGCCGCACAACCCCGCCGGCACGGAGATGCCACTCGAGGAAGTGACGAAGCTGGCCGACGCCACCGACGAGGAGACGCTCGTCGTCGTGGACGAGGCGTACGGCGAGTTCTCCGAGACCCCCTCCGCGGTCGAACTCACCCACGAGCGCGACGACGTGGCCGTCCTCCGAACCTTCTCGAAGGCGTTCGGGCTGGCCGGCTGTCGGCTCGGCTACGCCATCGTCCCCCACGACTGGAGCGAGGCGTACGCCCGCGTCAACACCCCCTTCGCGGCGAGTGAACTCGCCTGTCGCGCCGGCCTCGCTGCCCTCGATGACACGGAGCACGTCGAACGGACCGTCGAGGGCGTCCGCGACGCCCGCGAGTACATGTACGACAACCTCGACTGTCCGACCTGGGAGTCGCAGGGGAACTTCGTGCTCGCGGAGGTGGGCGACGGCACCCGCGTCTTCGAGGCCGCGAAACAGGAGGGCGTCATCATCCGCGACACCTCCTCCTTCGGCCTGCCGGAGTGTGTTCGCATCACCGCCGGCACGCCCGCCATGACCGAACGCGCCGTCGAGGTCATCAACGGGGCACTATGAGGGTCGCCGTCACCGGGACGCCGGGGACGGGCAAGACCACCGCCGTCGACGCCGTGGAGACGGCCCTCGACGTGGTGCATCTGAACGAGGTCATCAAATCCGAAGGGTTCGACACCGGACGCGACGGCCAGCGCGGCTCGCTCGTCGCCGACATGGACGCGCTCGGTGAGTGGCTCGGCGACCGCGACTGTCTCGTCGAGTCGCATCTCGCCCACCACTTCCCAGCCGACCGGGTCATCGTCCTCCGGTGTCACCCCGACGACCTCGAAGCGCGGCTCACCGAGCGCGGCGAGAGCGCGGAGAAGGCCAGCGAGAATGCAGAGGCAGAAGCACTCGATGTCGTGCTCTCGGAGGCCGTCGCGAACCACGGGCAGGACTCCGTCTACGAAATCGACACGACCGACCGGACGCCCGAGGAAGTGGCACGCGAAATCGAGGCCGTCGTCGCCGGCGAGCGCGAGCCGTCGGCCGGCACGGTCGATTTCATCGGGTGGCTATGACCCTCGACCAGTATCGCAGCGTCTCCGACCGCCTGCTCGCTCCCGTCGTCCGGGTCGCGATTCGGCTCGGCCTGACGCCGAACGCCATCTCCGTCGTCGCCATCGCCACGGCGGGCGCAGCAGGCGCGGCCTACTGGCTCGCCGCCCCCGGCTCGCTGTTGTATCTGCTCGGCGCGTTCCTCGTGCTCGCGAACGGGCTGCTCGACGTGCTCGACGGGATGGTCGCCCGCCAGACCGAGACCGACTCGCCGGGCGGTGACCTCATCGACCACGTGCTCGACCGCTACGC
This portion of the Halosegnis longus genome encodes:
- the hisC gene encoding histidinol-phosphate transaminase; translation: MEPRDLSTHVPYEAGRGIEETARELGMDPDELVKLSSNENAWGPSPKAVVALRESAATVHAYPKASHADLTAALADRFSVADEQVWLANGGDGALDYLARALLAPGDEVLVSDPGFAYYAMSARFHHGQVNEYPIRKEDDFEQTAAGVLEHYDGERIVYVTSPHNPAGTEMPLEEVTKLADATDEETLVVVDEAYGEFSETPSAVELTHERDDVAVLRTFSKAFGLAGCRLGYAIVPHDWSEAYARVNTPFAASELACRAGLAALDDTEHVERTVEGVRDAREYMYDNLDCPTWESQGNFVLAEVGDGTRVFEAAKQEGVIIRDTSSFGLPECVRITAGTPAMTERAVEVINGAL
- a CDS encoding adenylate kinase family protein — its product is MRVAVTGTPGTGKTTAVDAVETALDVVHLNEVIKSEGFDTGRDGQRGSLVADMDALGEWLGDRDCLVESHLAHHFPADRVIVLRCHPDDLEARLTERGESAEKASENAEAEALDVVLSEAVANHGQDSVYEIDTTDRTPEEVAREIEAVVAGEREPSAGTVDFIGWL